From Camelus dromedarius isolate mCamDro1 chromosome 23, mCamDro1.pat, whole genome shotgun sequence, a single genomic window includes:
- the CD1D gene encoding antigen-presenting glycoprotein CD1d: protein MGCLLFLLLWGFPQIRGSSEGPQRHFPLRCLQISSFANSSWSRTDGLAWLGELQAYTWRNDSDTIRFLKPWSQGRFSDQQWENLQHIFLVYRISFTRDIQEFVTMLHVDYPFDIQISGGCEVLLGNTSKSFLDIAFQGKAVVSFQGTFWVPDPDSPPWVQKACKVANQDRGTRETVQWLLDSICPGLVRGLLETGKSELEKPVQPEAWLSSGPAPGPGRLLLGCHVSGFYPNPVWAMWMRGEQEQPGTRRGDVLPQADGTWYLRVTLDVAAGEAAGLSCRVRHSSLGDQDIILYWGRGQASPGLIAGLVVAFLLILTCVGLAFCCQRRRRYHGIM from the exons ATGGGCTGCTTGCTGTTTCTGTTGCTCTGGGGGTTCCCCCAGATTAGGGGAAGTTCTGAAG GCCCGCAAAGACATTTCCCCCTCCGGTGCCTGCAGATCTCGTCCTTTGCCAATAGCAGCTGGTCGCGCACGGACGGCCTGGCCTGGCTGGGGGAGCTGCAGGCCTACACTTGGCGCAATGACTCGGACACCATCCGCTTCCTGAAGCCCTGGTCGCAGGGCAGATTCAGTGATCAGCAGTGGGAGAACCTGCAGCATATATTTCTGGTTTATCGAATCAGCTTCACCAGGGACATCCAGGAATTCGTCACAATGCTGCACGTAGACT ATCCCTTTGACATCCAGATATCTGGTGGATGCGAGGTGCTCCTGGGGAACACCTCAAAAAGCTTCTTGGACATTGCATTTCAAGGAAAAGCTGTCGTGAGTTTCCAAGGAACTTTTTGGGTGCCAGATCCAGATTCCCCACCCTGGGTGCAGAAGGCCTGCAAAGTGGCCAACCAGGACCGAGGGACCAGGGAAACAGTACAGTGGCTCCTGGACTCCATCTGCCCTGGTCTTGTCAGAGGCCTCCTGGAGACAGGGAAGTCGGAGCTGGAGAAGCCAG TGCAGCCCGAGGCCTGGCTGTCCagcggccccgcccccgggcccgGCCGTCTGCTGCTGGGGTGCCACGTGTCAGGATTCTACCCGAACCCCGTGTGGGCGATGTGGATGCGGGGTGAGCAGGAGCAGCCAGGCACTCGGCGAGGTGATGTCCTGCCCCAGGCTGACGGGACGTGGTACCTCCGAGTGACCCTGGATGTGGCAGCCGGGGAGGCGGCCGGCCTGAGTTGCCGGGTGAGACACAGCAGTCTCGGAGACCAGGACATCATCCTGTACTGGG GGCGGGGCCAGGCCTCCCCGGGCTTGATCGCTGGGCTGGTGGTGGCGTTCCTCCTGATTCTGACTTGTGTCGGCTTAGCCTTCTGCTGTCAGCGGCGCCG CCGCTATCATGGCATCATGTGA
- the CD1A gene encoding T-cell surface glycoprotein CD1a, whose translation MLFLQLPLLLALLPGADSKDGFQEPVSFHVMGILSFYNRSWEQNVGSGWLGELQTQGWNSSSGTIIYLWPWSRGNFSNEELTELETLFRTFFINFALTFHNRIIQWQLKYPFDIQVAGGCELHFGEASAGFMQVAYQGSEFLSFQNNSWLPSPKGGGRAKLVSSLFNLNKGFLEIVHRLLTDTCPRFHLGLLDAGKAYLQRQVRPEAWLSPGPSPGPGRLVLVCHASGFYPKPIWVTWMRGEREQQGTQRSDVVPHADGTWYLRVSLEVEAREAPGLSCRVRHSSLGDQDIVLYWGHRSSVGWIFLAVTVPLLLLAGLTFWARKRRTLCQPASSRLPLE comes from the exons ATGCTGTTTCTGCAGCTTCCATTGCTGCTGGCTCTCCTCCCAGGTGCTGACAGCAAGGATG GCTTCCAGGAGCCAGTCTCCTTCCACGTAATGGGGATCTTATCCTTTTACAACCGTTCCTGGGAACAAAATGTGGGCTCGGGTTGGTTGGGTGAGTtgcagactcagggctggaatAGCAGCTCTGGCACTATCATTTACCTGTGGCCTTGGTCCAGGGGCAACTTCAGCAACGAGGAGTTGACAGAGCTGGAAACGCTGTTTCGTACGTTCTTCATTAACTTTGCACTGACATTTCACAACCGTATCATTCAATGGCAGCTTAAAT ATCCTTTTGATATACAGGTAGCAGGAGGCTGTGAGCTGCACTTTGGGGAAGCCTCAGCAGGCTTTATGCAGGTTGCTTATCAAGGATCAGAGTTCCTGAGCTTCCAGAACAATTCATGGTTGCCCTCTCCAAAGGGTGGAGGTAGGGCTAAGCTTGTCAGCAGTCTATTCAATTTGAACAAAGGCTTCCTTGAAATAGTACACAGGCTGCTCACCGACACCTGCCCACGTTTCCACCTGGGTCTTCTTGATGCAGGGAAGGCATATCTCCAGCGACAAG TAAGACCAGAGGCCTGGCTGTCCCCTGGCCCCAGTCCTGGTCCTGGCCGCCTGGTGCTGGTTTGTCACGCCTCTGGCTTCTACCCAAAGCCTATTTGGGTGACGTGGATGCGGGGTGAACGGGAGCAACAGGGCACTCAGAGAAGCGACGTCGTGCCTCATGCCGACGGGACGTGGTATCTTCGGGTGTCCTTGGAAGTGGAAGCCAGAGAGGCACCTGGCCTGAGCTGCCGGGTGAGACACAGCAGTCTGGGGGACCAGGACATCGTCCTCTACTGGG GGCATCGCAGCTCCGTGGGCTGGATCTTCTTGGCAGTGACGGTGCCCCTGCTGCTCCTGGCAGGTCTTACATTTTGGGCTCGGAAGCGCCG GACACTCTGTCAACCCGCAAGCTCTCGTCTCCCTTTGGAATGA